ACGCGGCCGTGTATTTCATCTGCAAGGGCCTTGCAGAGGCAGCAGCAACAACGGCAACCTGACAACACATTATAAGACCCGGGCGCGTACTTCACAATTGCTTGTGGGACACGTACAGCAGTGGTGAGGACAAGGCGCCCCGCGCCGACGTCGGCAGGCTCGTCAAGTGGGGCATCCTTGCAGCGATGGGCATCGTGATATTCACGGTAGCCAGCAACCAGGCAGTCAACCTGCTCCTCAACCTGTCTGAATTCGGAGACGTCTACTCAAAGACGCTCTACTACTCCATCATCTCCGGGCTTGCACTTGCCGCAATAGCGCTTGTGCGCGTAAACGCCGCAAGCAGGCACTCCATAGTATGGTACGCAGTCAGCCTGATAGTCCGGTTCGTCAAGAGAAACGACTTTGAGGCGCTGTCAAAGCCGGCCCGTTATTCTGACTTTCACATGAGCCCGCTCAGCTTTGGGCTGTGGCAGGCCACAAAGGTAGTGGTCCTTGCGCCGCTCTTTGCCAACATGGGCTTTGGCATGGCAATGGCGTACATGGCTGAAGGAAACGACATCGACATTTCAAGCATCGGCTCGATCCTCTCCATCCCGTTTGCCAACGTGCCGGCCGACGGCGCGTTTGCCCGGGAAAACGTCGTCCCGGCGATACCGGCGCTTGCGCTTTTGATGCCTGCGCTCATAAGCGCAGTCGGGGTGCGGCTGCTCGTCTACGTGGGCGTGTCAGGCGCAGTCAATGTCGTGTCGCAGTACATGGTGGATGCGGCAGAGCACAAGCCCAAGTTCCTCTCGTACATATCGACAGTCGAGGTGATCGTGGGCGCAGCCATATTCTGGGCGGGCTTTACCCTCTTTTTCAGCGCAGGCATCGACTTTAACACGAAATACCTGATAGCCGGCGCCCTTGCGCTTGGCGCGGCGCTCATCCTGTACGGGTTTATGGACAAAAGGCGCGCCCGCGTGATCATCTACCCGCCAAGAAGGCACGTCTACATGCGCCTTGTGACGGTCGCCGCGGTCGTGGCAATCGTAGGCTCGATAGTCGCGGTGAACACGAGCATAGCAGAGGCAAAAAAGGTCGAGTGGCGCGGGCCGTACATCGCGCAGGAAATTGCGGTCAACCGCAACATTGCAGAACTTGACCAGGTAAGCGTCGTGAACTATGACGTCAAGCCGCCGTCGGTTGCGCCGGCAAACATACCGCAGATGGTAAACGCCAACCGCGACACCCTGAACAACATACGGCTGTGGGACAAGGATGCGGCAAGCCAGAAACTAAAGCCGGAGCTGGGCCAGAGAAACGACATCGCCTTTGCCGACACGGACATGCTGCGCTTTTCCGGCACGATGTACTGGACGGGAACGACCACCCCGAAACTGCCAGACACGGTCGCGCAGGGGACGGAGTGGTTCAACCAGCACCTTGTATACACGCACGCAATCCCGGGGTTCAAGATGCTTGAAGCCGACACTGGAAGCATCGTCAACGAAGACAAGTTCTTGCCCCAGGAGCGTATCTACTATGGCGAAAGCGGAAGCGAAGGGCTGTTCTCCCGCAGCTGGTCAGCGTACCCCGTCGGAAGGTCCACAAGCGACGAGATATCCCAGTTCTTTTACAACGGCACAGGAGGCATCGACGTGTCCCCTCCTGTCAGCTGGATGTTTGAGCCAAACTTTATGCTGTCGTACCCGGACACCCCGATCCACATCATGAGGTACAAGGACATCCACGACAGGATGGGCTTGCTGTACCCGTATTTCGTGTACGACTTTGCGTTCAGCAACGACGACACGGCGGTCGCGCCAGTGTTCCAGAAAGTAGGGGTGCTCCCGGTCACCGACGGCAAGAACACGTACTGGCTGATGCCGCTTGTAGTTGCGCTTGACACGTCGCACGTGCCCTGGGGATCGCCTTTCATGCTAAAGCTTGTGGGCTACTCGCTGATCGACACGTACAACGGCGACTCGAAGATAATAGTGACTGGAAACGACAAGTTCTCGGACATGTTCTACGACCAGTACAAGGACCTTGGCGCCACCCGCGACGTCCCGCAGTGGCTTGACCAGCAGATCCGCTATCCAGAGGAGATGTTCATCTGGAAGATAGCAAAATTCAACCGCTACCACGTCACCGACCCCAAGGCGTTCATCGAGGCAAGGCAGTTCTACGACATACCAAAGGACGGCTCAAAGGACATACCGCCCTACTACATCATGACCAAGCCGCAGGGCTTTGACAGTGCGCAGTTTGTGGGATTCCAGTCGCTGGAGCTGAGCGGCTCGTCCACAAAGAACCTCGTCGGCTACATGATAGTGGAAAACGACCTGCCGACGCTCGGCAAGATGACCTTCTACTCAGTCCCGTTTGACTCGGCGACAAAGCTGATAGGCCCCTCGGCTGCCCGGGAGGCGCTTGAAAAAGACAGGGAATACAAGAACGTCAAGACGCTCTTGCAGGGCAGCTCCAGGGTCGGCGAGAACATACTGTACAGGATAGGCGACCAGGAAGTGTATTTCATACCCGTATACACTTCAAACACTTCGGGAGGAGTCGTGTCGCAGATAGGCACCATTGCCGCAGTCGGCGCGTCTGTCACGGGCACGTTCAACGTGGGGCTTGGGGACAACCCCGTGCAGGCCTTTGAGAACTATTTGCTCAAGGCTGCAGGGCAGCAGCCCACTGAAGTCACGCCCGGCCGGGGGACGGACGGCACGCCGGCGCCAACAACTCTGGACGTGCAGGACAGGATAGACGCCATAGAGCGCGTCTTTTCTGAGGCCGGCTTGCAGGTGGTAAAGCCGACTGCCATCTCGTCGCCTCTTGAATTCAGAGAAGCAGGAGCCACGTACAAGGCCGAGACGGACTTTAAGTTTGTTGAGGAGGCGATAGCCAGGTTCATGCAGGACAACCCGCCGGACAACGGCAGGGTGTACGAGTGGCAGGACGGGAACAAAGTAAACTTTGGCGTGCTCAAGGTATCCGGCGGAATCGTCGAGAACCACTACATTGCAATCGAGGTAAGTTGATGCCGTGTCGCCAACGCTAGTGGTAGACAACCTGTCACCGTTTACGCCAGACATCCTTGCGTGCCTTGACAAGCTCGGCGCGGCGCACACCTACAGGAAATATTCAGAGGTGACGCAAGACGACCTTGAAAAATGCAAAAGGGTCATCCTGTCTGGAAGGCGCAGAAACGACCAGGCCGTGAACGCTGCAAACTCGCGGATAGTGAGGCACTGCCACGATAACGATGTTCCGCTGCTTGGCATATGCTACGGCGCAGAGATAATCGCGCTGACGCTTGGTGGCTCGATACGCAGGATGCCCTCGCATGTGCACGAGCAGATCGAGATCGCTACATTGCCAAGCCCGCTCGTCCCTTCAAAGGACAAGATATCGGTGTACGAAAGCCACGGCTTTTGCATAGCCCGCCTGCCGGAAGGCTTTGTGCGCCTTGCAGGGTCAAAATACTGCGAGCACGAGATTTTTGCGCACAGGACAAAAAAGATCTACGGCACCCAGTTCCACCCGGAAAAGAGCGGGCCTGACGGCCTTGACCTCCTTGAAGAGTTCGCAAAGATTACATTATAACAACAGCAGAAGGATTTATTTGCCCTGCAAGGGTTGGCACAAGGCAGTAGTTTGGAGTCTTCGCAGCCCGAGCATTTCATTTCGCTTCCGCTTGTGAGCAAGAGCGAGGAAAGCCCGCGGCTTCCGCTTGCCATCAACGTCGTTGCAAAATACTGGGGCGAGGACCTATCGACAGCAACAGAAGAATCGTCGCAGGGCCACGCGCCAAGGGGCACGGTCATGATAGGCGGAATAGAGCTTGCAGAAAGGCACGGGCTTGCATGCTATGTTTTCAAGGGCTCGCTAAAAGATGTCAAAAAAAGAATAGACCAGGGCATACCCCCGATAGTCGTGATGCCGGGCATCCACGATATCGCCCAGCACGCAACGGTGGTTTCGGGGTACGACCTTGACGAGCGCAGGATCCTGACATATGTGCCAGAGCCGGACACGATAGGCGCAATCCCGGAGCAAAAGTTCGAGCAGGACTGGGAGCAGGACGACATGACAGAGATTGTCCTGATCCCTGCAGACATGAAGGACCTCATGAAAAACGAGGACCTGAAATTTTCAAAATCCAACAGGGCATGCTTTGAGGCAGAGCGGCTCAGGCAGGAAGGCAGGACAGAAAAGGCGGTGGAGAGACTGCGGCAGGCAGCCGAGGCAGACCCGGAAAACGCGCAGGCGTGGTCGCAGCTTGCAGGCATCTACAACGAGCAGGGCTCCGACCAGGCGGTGCCGTGCTACGAGCGCGCCATCAGGATTAACCCGCGCTACTACCTTGCGTACAGGGGCCTTGGCAACTATTACCTGAAAAAGAAGGACTATTCCCTTGCAGAGGCATACTATACAAAAGCAATTGGCATCAGCTCTTCGCGCTATGGCCCGATATACAAGAACAGGGCGGTGGCAAGGATGCAGAACGGCAACAACGCCGGCGCCAAGGAAGACCTGGCAAAATACCTTGAGCAGACGCCGGGCGCTGCGGATAGAGAGAGCATCAAAGAGGCAATAGCCCAGCTCTAAGAGGATACTTCATAAAACGTCTCTACCCGCGGAGGCTCGGACACTATTTCCTGCAACTTTTGCGGGAGCGCCAGAATGTACGGTTTGGCCGAGTGCTCTTTCAGGGCCTGCATGTTTACCCAGATCTCGTCAAATACAAAATGGCGATTGTCGTTTGCATCCTGGTGCAGGATGTATGCTATGCACCCCGGCTCGGCCCGGGTGGGCTCCACAAGCGACGCAAGGATTTGTTTTAGCGCTTCATGTTTTCCCGGCTTTGCCCTGAAAGAGGCAATGACGCGGACAGAGTCGCCAGTCACGAGCTTGTATTTTTCCGGGTCTGTCGTCGGCTTCAACGATGTTGCGACAAAAAGCAGATTTTTATCCTTTCTCATCCCGACATCGGCCTGTTCATCAGCTTACAAAGATGACGAGGATGTCAGTGGCAGCGGCAAACGACAAGGACTTTAGTACAATCTCTTTCATGTTGGGTGAAAATGGAAAGGTATGAGCTACTAGACTCAAATCACTACAGGCCTGAGTATACACGTCGACTGTCTGACTCATTATGAGATTAGTAGTAAGAGCGAGGCTCCCAACTGAAGCAGGAAATAGGATGGTCAAAGACCGAACTTTCTTTCCAATCTGGAAAATTACATCAAGACAAACAACGTCGAGAATTCATACTTTCTTGAACTGAACGGTGAACGGACCATGGTGTTTGTACTGGACCTGCCAAGCACTGACAGGATACCTGCTATCGCAGAGCCCTTATTCCAGCTAGGAGCGACGGTTGAGCTTCACCCCACAATGAACATCGATGACTTGAAGAAGGCCATTCAGAACTTGCCAAAGCAGTAGAGTGAGACTATTCGTCTACTTTCCTTTTTTTGTCATTCATGCTGCAGGATGACATGTAGGAAGAATTATTATTGCAACAACAAAATACTTCATGACCCAAGGAAATCAAGGTTATATAGTTGAAATACTACTAATAGGAAATTGCTATGTCTCCTCAAATCAGGCCCATAGCAAATAGAAAACACAAACCAACTCCAAACTGCGAGAAATGTCCGGAATCCGCAACGACGGAGGTTTTATACGAAATCGAAAATTGTATAGCAATTCGCAGGTATTGTGATGACTGTTTGCGGAGTGAAGAGATTGAAATTCCGATGCGCTGATGCGTTTCGGTGTCAATTTCTCCCTTCCTCCCTTCATTTTTTCGCAAGTCTACGGTTTTGACGATTAAATCTGAGTTTGGAGCAGCCCAAGATAAGCCAGCTGGTACCCCGGGGAGAGACTCTGGAATAAGACAGGATAGCAAGCCCTACTAAGCTAAATTAAGCCGTGTCTATATACTCGACAAATGACTTATGTATAATGTCAAAACCATTCCGAACAACACCGATACAACTGAAAAGAAACCAGGATGCAGTATACTGCGGTATCTGCTCAGCGACAGCGACAACCAACGCATTTTTTCAGCTGGAAGGCTGTGTAGTCATTCAGAAGTACTGTGACAAGTGTCTGCCTAATGCAGACTATGAGGTTCCTTGAAAAAAGTTAAGCCCCCTCCTCCTGCAGCATGGAACGTTAGCGGTTCAAAGTAGATTTTGATTCTTCTTCGTATTTTTGACCTAGACCGCAGTACGCCAATCGGTAATCCTGTAGCATTGCCTGCTTCAAATTCTCTGCTAATTCTGCCATCTCCTTCTTATCATTAAGTTCTGTTTTATTCCTAGGATCGACTCCCAGAGAGCGCAAGTCAACAATCTCGTACTCCTCTTTCTGCTCGTAAATGGCTGCCAGACGTGGTCCCCTGTCGAGTACCCGTGCTGATAGCTGATAAGAGTTGCTGAACCAATGTTAAGGACTGATTAATGAATGATTCCACACCGA
The sequence above is drawn from the Nitrososphaera viennensis EN76 genome and encodes:
- a CDS encoding UPF0182 family protein, giving the protein MWDTYSSGEDKAPRADVGRLVKWGILAAMGIVIFTVASNQAVNLLLNLSEFGDVYSKTLYYSIISGLALAAIALVRVNAASRHSIVWYAVSLIVRFVKRNDFEALSKPARYSDFHMSPLSFGLWQATKVVVLAPLFANMGFGMAMAYMAEGNDIDISSIGSILSIPFANVPADGAFARENVVPAIPALALLMPALISAVGVRLLVYVGVSGAVNVVSQYMVDAAEHKPKFLSYISTVEVIVGAAIFWAGFTLFFSAGIDFNTKYLIAGALALGAALILYGFMDKRRARVIIYPPRRHVYMRLVTVAAVVAIVGSIVAVNTSIAEAKKVEWRGPYIAQEIAVNRNIAELDQVSVVNYDVKPPSVAPANIPQMVNANRDTLNNIRLWDKDAASQKLKPELGQRNDIAFADTDMLRFSGTMYWTGTTTPKLPDTVAQGTEWFNQHLVYTHAIPGFKMLEADTGSIVNEDKFLPQERIYYGESGSEGLFSRSWSAYPVGRSTSDEISQFFYNGTGGIDVSPPVSWMFEPNFMLSYPDTPIHIMRYKDIHDRMGLLYPYFVYDFAFSNDDTAVAPVFQKVGVLPVTDGKNTYWLMPLVVALDTSHVPWGSPFMLKLVGYSLIDTYNGDSKIIVTGNDKFSDMFYDQYKDLGATRDVPQWLDQQIRYPEEMFIWKIAKFNRYHVTDPKAFIEARQFYDIPKDGSKDIPPYYIMTKPQGFDSAQFVGFQSLELSGSSTKNLVGYMIVENDLPTLGKMTFYSVPFDSATKLIGPSAAREALEKDREYKNVKTLLQGSSRVGENILYRIGDQEVYFIPVYTSNTSGGVVSQIGTIAAVGASVTGTFNVGLGDNPVQAFENYLLKAAGQQPTEVTPGRGTDGTPAPTTLDVQDRIDAIERVFSEAGLQVVKPTAISSPLEFREAGATYKAETDFKFVEEAIARFMQDNPPDNGRVYEWQDGNKVNFGVLKVSGGIVENHYIAIEVS
- a CDS encoding tetratricopeptide repeat protein; the protein is MESSQPEHFISLPLVSKSEESPRLPLAINVVAKYWGEDLSTATEESSQGHAPRGTVMIGGIELAERHGLACYVFKGSLKDVKKRIDQGIPPIVVMPGIHDIAQHATVVSGYDLDERRILTYVPEPDTIGAIPEQKFEQDWEQDDMTEIVLIPADMKDLMKNEDLKFSKSNRACFEAERLRQEGRTEKAVERLRQAAEADPENAQAWSQLAGIYNEQGSDQAVPCYERAIRINPRYYLAYRGLGNYYLKKKDYSLAEAYYTKAIGISSSRYGPIYKNRAVARMQNGNNAGAKEDLAKYLEQTPGAADRESIKEAIAQL
- a CDS encoding putative quinol monooxygenase; the protein is MKPTTDPEKYKLVTGDSVRVIASFRAKPGKHEALKQILASLVEPTRAEPGCIAYILHQDANDNRHFVFDEIWVNMQALKEHSAKPYILALPQKLQEIVSEPPRVETFYEVSS
- a CDS encoding type 1 glutamine amidotransferase, with protein sequence MSPTLVVDNLSPFTPDILACLDKLGAAHTYRKYSEVTQDDLEKCKRVILSGRRRNDQAVNAANSRIVRHCHDNDVPLLGICYGAEIIALTLGGSIRRMPSHVHEQIEIATLPSPLVPSKDKISVYESHGFCIARLPEGFVRLAGSKYCEHEIFAHRTKKIYGTQFHPEKSGPDGLDLLEEFAKITL